In Pengzhenrongella sicca, a single genomic region encodes these proteins:
- a CDS encoding AzlC family ABC transporter permease → MPPADDDGVRRAIRQAVSVSVATGAYGISFGALAVAAGLDLAQTAALSLLMFSGGSQFAFIGVLGAGGAGGAAIATAGLLGVRNALYGVRVAPLLAATGWRRYAAAQVTIDESAAVATAQPTLAATRAGFWWTGVGVFVLWGASTILGAVLGDALGDPRRYGLDAAAPAAFLALVWPRLGGGRAGRTARATALAAVVVALALTPVVPAGIPVLAAAAVAIVIGWRGPAPEPVPTPVPVPDRPVQP, encoded by the coding sequence GTGCCCCCAGCAGACGACGACGGCGTGCGCCGCGCCATCCGGCAGGCCGTGAGCGTGTCCGTCGCGACCGGCGCCTACGGGATTTCGTTCGGCGCGCTCGCCGTCGCGGCGGGGCTCGACCTCGCGCAGACCGCCGCCCTGAGCCTGTTGATGTTCTCCGGCGGCTCGCAGTTCGCGTTCATCGGCGTGCTCGGTGCCGGCGGCGCCGGCGGCGCGGCGATCGCGACCGCGGGGCTGCTGGGCGTGCGCAACGCCCTCTACGGCGTGCGGGTCGCGCCGCTGCTCGCCGCGACGGGCTGGCGGCGCTACGCCGCGGCGCAGGTGACGATCGACGAGTCCGCCGCGGTCGCCACCGCCCAGCCCACGCTCGCGGCCACCCGGGCCGGGTTCTGGTGGACGGGCGTGGGCGTGTTCGTCCTGTGGGGCGCCAGCACGATCCTCGGCGCCGTGCTCGGCGACGCCCTCGGCGATCCGCGCCGCTACGGCCTGGATGCCGCGGCACCGGCCGCGTTCCTCGCCCTCGTCTGGCCTCGGCTGGGCGGCGGCCGCGCCGGCCGGACCGCCCGGGCGACCGCGCTCGCCGCCGTCGTCGTCGCGCTCGCACTGACCCCGGTCGTGCCGGCGGGAATCCCGGTCCTCGCCGCCGCGGCCGTGGCGATCGTGATCGGCTGGCGCGGGCCGGCACCCGAGCCGGTGCCCACGCCCGTGCCGGTGCCCGATCGGCCGGTGCAGCCATGA
- the dapB gene encoding 4-hydroxy-tetrahydrodipicolinate reductase: protein MSGTPASSTPSSPERVRVAVLGAAGRMGTAVAAAVRGAADLELVAALDSGDDVARLASTGAQVGIDFTVPAATEANVHALIDAGLHAVVGTTGWTDEALERVREHLARAPGLGVLIAPNFALGAVLAMEFAARAARFFESAEVIELHHPDKVDAPSGTARHTAAAIAAARADAGLGPIPDATATGLVGARGADVDGVRVHSVRLRGLVAHEEILFGNPGEQLTIRTDSFDRVSFLPGVLLAVRRVSARPGLTVGLDQLLDL, encoded by the coding sequence GTGAGTGGCACCCCAGCGAGCAGCACCCCGAGCAGCCCCGAGCGCGTTCGCGTCGCCGTCCTGGGCGCGGCCGGCCGGATGGGCACCGCCGTCGCGGCGGCGGTCCGCGGCGCCGCTGACCTCGAGCTGGTCGCCGCGCTGGACTCCGGCGACGACGTCGCGCGCCTCGCCTCGACCGGCGCCCAGGTGGGCATCGATTTCACCGTGCCGGCCGCGACCGAGGCGAACGTGCACGCGCTCATCGACGCGGGGCTGCACGCCGTCGTCGGCACCACCGGCTGGACCGACGAGGCGCTCGAGCGCGTGCGCGAGCACCTCGCGCGGGCCCCCGGCCTCGGCGTCCTGATCGCCCCCAACTTCGCCCTCGGCGCGGTGCTCGCGATGGAGTTCGCGGCCCGGGCCGCGCGCTTCTTCGAGTCCGCCGAGGTCATCGAGCTGCACCACCCCGACAAGGTCGACGCGCCGTCGGGCACGGCCCGGCACACCGCCGCCGCGATCGCCGCCGCGCGCGCCGACGCCGGGCTCGGCCCGATCCCCGACGCGACGGCCACGGGGCTCGTCGGGGCGCGGGGCGCCGACGTCGACGGCGTCCGGGTGCATAGCGTGCGCCTGCGCGGGCTCGTGGCGCACGAGGAGATCCTGTTCGGCAACCCGGGGGAGCAGCTGACGATCCGGACCGACTCGTTCGACCGCGTGTCGTTCCTGCCGGGGGTGCTGCTCGCGGTGCGCCGCGTCTCTGCGCGGCCCGGCCTCACGGTCGGGCTCGACCAGCTGCTGGACCTGTGA
- a CDS encoding AzlD domain-containing protein yields MSTFAMTWWAILAASAVCFALKLAGHLVPDHWLSQPRVARTAALVTVALLAALVGVQTMTAGHQLVVDARLPALAVAAGALALRAPFVVVVLAAAATAAVLRALGM; encoded by the coding sequence ATGAGCACCTTCGCCATGACCTGGTGGGCGATCCTCGCGGCGTCGGCCGTCTGCTTCGCGCTCAAGCTCGCAGGTCACCTCGTGCCCGACCACTGGCTCTCGCAGCCGCGCGTGGCCCGCACGGCGGCGCTCGTCACGGTCGCGCTGCTCGCGGCGCTCGTCGGGGTGCAGACGATGACCGCCGGGCACCAGCTCGTCGTCGACGCGCGGCTGCCGGCGCTCGCGGTCGCGGCAGGCGCGCTCGCGCTCCGGGCGCCATTCGTCGTGGTCGTGCTCGCGGCCGCGGCGACCGCCGCGGTGCTCCGCGCCCTCGGGATGTGA
- a CDS encoding GNAT family N-acetyltransferase, giving the protein MSVRPAVPGDETAIARIQLAAWRAGHAEVLGADVLDGLDPTEIRSRWAAAITTPPGAGYRVLVACDRADVVGFTAVRPLLVDERTPLASSGGELLALEVAPDARRGGHGSRLLTAAVDTLRADGAGYLVAWVLDGDSARAEFLRSAGLGPDDVTRELATGPTPGQTVAEHRWAAEL; this is encoded by the coding sequence GTGTCGGTTCGCCCGGCCGTCCCCGGCGACGAGACGGCGATCGCCCGCATCCAGCTCGCCGCCTGGCGGGCCGGGCACGCCGAGGTGCTCGGGGCCGACGTGCTCGACGGCCTCGACCCGACCGAGATCCGCTCGCGCTGGGCCGCCGCGATCACGACCCCGCCCGGCGCCGGCTACCGCGTGCTCGTCGCGTGCGACCGGGCTGACGTCGTCGGCTTCACCGCGGTGCGCCCGCTGCTCGTGGACGAGCGGACCCCGCTGGCGTCGTCGGGGGGCGAGCTGCTCGCGCTCGAGGTCGCGCCGGACGCGCGCCGCGGCGGGCACGGCTCCCGGCTTCTCACAGCCGCCGTGGACACGCTGCGCGCCGACGGCGCCGGCTACCTCGTGGCCTGGGTGCTCGACGGCGACTCCGCGCGTGCGGAGTTCCTGCGCTCGGCCGGGCTCGGCCCGGACGACGTGACCCGCGAGCTCGCGACCGGCCCCACGCCGGGGCAGACCGTGGCGGAGCACCGCTGGGCGGCCGAGCTGTAG
- a CDS encoding M16 family metallopeptidase — protein MPLAFPLVEPGEPGSELTAGPGGDAIVRRSVLPGGVRVLTERMPGVRSATVGAWVGVGSRDERDGHHGSTHFLEHLLFKGTTERSAMDIAEAFDAVGGEANAATGKEHTCYYARVLDSDLPMAVDVITDMVTSARLDADELETERGVILEELAMNDDDPSDVVHEQFTATVLGAHALGRPIGGTPDTIRAVPRAAVWDHYREHYDPRTLVVTAAGGVDHDALCAQVLGALEVGGWDTTTSVAPIGRRVGSVAPGALEGVPTQGSHVTVRRTTEQANVIIGGLGLTATDPRRFTLSVLNAVLGGGMSSRLFQEIREKRGLAYSTYSFASGHADTGIFGLYAGCTPSKVDEVTALLETEWERLASDGITPGELARSIGQLSGGLVLGMEDSGSRMSRLGKAELVHGELTDLEESLELVRAVTAEQVRELAVELAARPRSVVRIGPFGD, from the coding sequence GTGCCACTCGCCTTTCCGCTCGTCGAGCCCGGGGAACCGGGCAGCGAGCTCACCGCCGGGCCAGGCGGCGACGCGATCGTGCGTCGTTCCGTCCTGCCCGGCGGGGTGCGGGTCCTGACCGAGCGGATGCCCGGCGTCCGCTCGGCCACGGTCGGCGCCTGGGTCGGCGTCGGCTCGCGCGACGAGCGCGACGGCCATCACGGCTCGACGCACTTCCTCGAGCACCTGCTGTTCAAGGGCACCACAGAGCGCTCGGCGATGGACATCGCCGAGGCGTTCGACGCCGTCGGCGGCGAGGCCAACGCGGCCACCGGCAAGGAGCACACTTGCTACTACGCCCGGGTGCTCGACAGCGACCTGCCGATGGCGGTCGACGTCATCACGGACATGGTCACCTCGGCCCGCCTGGATGCCGACGAGCTCGAGACCGAGCGCGGCGTCATCCTCGAAGAGCTCGCGATGAACGACGACGACCCGTCCGACGTCGTGCACGAGCAGTTCACCGCCACGGTCCTCGGCGCACACGCGCTCGGGCGGCCGATCGGCGGCACCCCCGACACCATCCGCGCGGTGCCCCGCGCCGCGGTGTGGGACCACTATCGCGAGCACTACGACCCCCGCACGCTCGTCGTGACGGCGGCCGGCGGCGTCGACCACGACGCGCTGTGCGCGCAGGTGCTCGGCGCCCTCGAGGTCGGCGGCTGGGACACGACGACGTCGGTCGCGCCGATCGGGCGCCGGGTCGGTTCGGTCGCGCCCGGTGCGCTCGAGGGCGTGCCGACGCAGGGCTCGCACGTCACGGTCCGCCGCACCACCGAGCAGGCCAACGTCATCATCGGCGGCCTCGGCCTGACCGCGACGGATCCCCGCCGCTTCACGCTCTCGGTGCTCAACGCGGTCCTCGGCGGTGGCATGTCGTCGCGGCTGTTCCAGGAGATCCGCGAGAAGCGGGGCCTGGCGTACTCGACGTACTCGTTCGCGTCTGGCCACGCCGACACGGGCATCTTCGGGCTCTACGCGGGCTGCACCCCGTCGAAGGTGGACGAGGTCACGGCGCTGCTCGAGACCGAGTGGGAGCGGCTCGCGTCCGACGGCATCACGCCCGGCGAGCTCGCGCGCAGCATCGGCCAGCTCTCGGGCGGCCTCGTGCTCGGCATGGAGGACTCCGGCTCCCGCATGAGCCGGCTCGGCAAGGCCGAGCTGGTGCACGGCGAGCTGACCGACCTCGAGGAGTCCCTCGAGCTGGTCCGCGCGGTGACGGCCGAGCAGGTCCGCGAACTTGCGGTCGAGCTGGCCGCGCGCCCGCGCTCGGTGGTCCGCATCGGCCCGTTCGGCGACTGA
- a CDS encoding polyribonucleotide nucleotidyltransferase, with amino-acid sequence MEGPEIEFSEAIIDNGKFGKRTVRFETGRLARQAAGSAVAYLDGETMLLSATTAGKHPKEQFDFFPLTVDVEERMYAAGRIPGSFFRREGRPSTEAILACRLIDRPLRPTFIKGLRNEVQVVITVMALHPDDSYDTLAINAASLSTQLSGLPFDGPIAGVRIALVDGQWIAFPKYSDKERAVFDMVVAGRIAGDDVAIMMVEAEATNDSWNLISEGAGAPTEAVVAEGLEAAKPFLKLLCEAQSDLAARAAKPVREFPRFLDYQDDTYAAVKAVVEADLTVALTIADKHDREARLDEIKSAAVAQLSGQFEGREKELSASVRGITKQLVRQRVLTDGVRMDGRGLADIRTLSAEVEVLPRVHGSALFERGETQILGVTTLNMLRMEQQLDTLAPETRKRYMHNYNFPPYSTGETGRVGSPKRREIGHGALAERALMPVLPSREEFPYAIRQVSEALGSNGSTSMGSVCASTLSLLNAGVPLRAPVAGIAMGLISDTVNGETRYAALTDILGAEDAFGDMDFKVAGTREFITAIQLDTKIAGIPASVLASALTQARDARLAILDVLAEAIDVPDEMSPNAPRVISVKVPIDKIGEVIGPKGKMINQIQEETGADISIEDDGTVYIGATDGPSAEAARAAINAIANPMMPEIGERFVGTVVKTTTFGAFISLSPGKDGLLHISQIRKLVGGKRVENVEDVLTVGQKVQVEIGEIDPRGKLSLHAVVEGDDAAESSAAVPANADV; translated from the coding sequence ATGGAGGGTCCCGAGATCGAGTTCAGCGAAGCCATCATCGACAACGGCAAGTTCGGCAAGCGCACGGTGCGCTTCGAGACCGGGCGCCTCGCGCGCCAGGCCGCCGGCTCCGCCGTCGCCTACCTCGACGGCGAGACGATGCTCCTGTCGGCCACGACGGCCGGCAAGCACCCGAAGGAGCAGTTCGACTTCTTCCCGCTCACGGTCGACGTCGAGGAGCGGATGTACGCCGCCGGGCGCATCCCCGGCTCGTTCTTCCGCCGCGAGGGCCGCCCGTCCACCGAGGCGATCCTGGCGTGCCGCCTGATCGACCGCCCGCTGCGGCCGACCTTCATCAAGGGCCTGCGCAACGAGGTCCAGGTCGTCATCACGGTGATGGCGCTGCACCCCGACGACTCGTACGACACGCTCGCGATCAACGCCGCGTCGCTCAGCACGCAGCTGTCCGGCCTGCCGTTCGACGGCCCGATCGCCGGTGTGCGCATCGCGCTGGTCGACGGCCAGTGGATCGCGTTCCCGAAGTACTCCGACAAGGAGCGCGCCGTCTTCGACATGGTCGTCGCCGGTCGCATCGCTGGTGACGACGTCGCCATCATGATGGTCGAGGCCGAGGCCACGAACGATTCCTGGAACCTCATCTCCGAGGGTGCCGGCGCGCCGACCGAGGCCGTCGTCGCCGAGGGCCTCGAGGCCGCCAAGCCGTTCCTCAAGCTGCTCTGCGAGGCGCAGTCCGACCTCGCCGCTCGCGCCGCCAAGCCGGTCCGCGAGTTCCCGCGCTTCCTCGACTACCAGGACGACACGTACGCCGCCGTCAAGGCCGTCGTCGAGGCCGACCTCACCGTGGCGCTCACCATCGCGGACAAGCACGACCGCGAGGCGCGCCTCGACGAGATCAAGTCCGCCGCGGTCGCGCAGCTGTCCGGTCAGTTCGAGGGCCGCGAGAAGGAGCTGTCCGCGTCGGTTCGGGGCATCACCAAGCAGCTCGTGCGCCAGCGCGTGCTCACGGACGGCGTCCGCATGGACGGCCGCGGGCTCGCGGACATCCGCACCCTGTCCGCCGAGGTCGAGGTCCTGCCCCGCGTGCACGGTTCGGCGCTGTTCGAGCGCGGCGAGACCCAGATCCTGGGCGTCACCACGCTGAACATGCTCCGCATGGAGCAGCAGCTGGACACGCTCGCGCCCGAGACGCGCAAGCGCTACATGCACAACTACAACTTCCCGCCCTACTCGACCGGGGAGACGGGCCGCGTCGGCTCGCCGAAGCGGCGCGAGATCGGCCACGGCGCGCTCGCCGAGCGGGCGCTCATGCCCGTCCTGCCGAGCCGCGAGGAGTTCCCCTACGCGATCCGCCAGGTCTCCGAGGCGCTGGGCTCCAACGGCTCCACGTCGATGGGCTCGGTCTGCGCCTCGACCCTCTCGCTGCTCAACGCGGGCGTGCCGCTGCGCGCACCCGTCGCCGGCATCGCGATGGGCCTCATCTCCGACACGGTGAACGGTGAGACCCGCTACGCGGCCCTGACCGACATCCTCGGCGCCGAGGACGCGTTCGGCGACATGGACTTCAAGGTCGCCGGTACCCGCGAGTTCATCACGGCCATCCAGCTCGACACCAAGATCGCCGGCATCCCGGCGTCGGTGCTCGCGTCGGCCCTGACCCAGGCCCGCGACGCGCGCCTGGCGATCCTCGACGTGCTGGCCGAGGCCATCGACGTCCCGGACGAGATGTCCCCGAACGCCCCCCGCGTCATCTCCGTGAAGGTGCCGATCGACAAGATCGGCGAGGTCATCGGGCCGAAGGGCAAGATGATCAACCAGATCCAGGAGGAGACCGGCGCCGACATCTCCATCGAGGACGACGGCACGGTCTACATCGGCGCGACCGACGGCCCGTCGGCCGAGGCCGCTCGGGCCGCGATCAACGCCATCGCCAACCCGATGATGCCGGAGATCGGCGAGCGCTTCGTGGGCACCGTGGTCAAGACCACGACCTTCGGCGCGTTCATCTCGCTCTCGCCGGGCAAGGACGGGCTGCTGCACATCTCGCAGATCCGCAAGCTCGTCGGTGGCAAGCGTGTCGAGAACGTCGAGGACGTCCTGACCGTGGGCCAGAAGGTCCAGGTCGAGATCGGCGAGATCGACCCGCGCGGCAAGCTGTCGCTGCACGCCGTGGTCGAGGGTGACGACGCGGCGGAGTCCTCCGCCGCCGTGCCGGCGAACGCCGACGTCTGA